The Sebaldella sp. S0638 sequence TTATTGTAACCTTCTACAAATCCATTATCTATCCTTGTTTCAAATGAATTTACTATTTCTAAATACCAATTTCTATAAGTCTTCGATAAATACATACATTCTTTTATTCCTGATTTGGATAAATCTTCTATTAATTCTTCTAAACCTACTTTATAAGCTCTTATTGTTGACGATTTCCTATCTTTCAATACTGTCAATAACTCTCTTTCACCATTATATACTGCCAACTGATATTTTTCATTGTCTACATTTCCTTTTATTCCTGCTAAGGCTCTGTATACTAATTTTGCATTCTTTTTTCTTTCTACACTGTTCGACTATCTGTCTGTTAAAAATATCAACAAAAAGACAAATGCAGCTCCATTTGCTGTTTACTCTGATATATGTGAAATCACTTACCAATATTTCTAGAGGATTTTTACTTTTAAATTTTCTATTCAAAAGATTATCGGTCTCATTTTCCGGTATTTTCATATTAACAGGTTTGTAACTGGCTTTTGTATAGCTTGATACAAGACCAATATTTTCCATTATTATACTGATTTTTCTTCTTGAAACTATATATTTTAATTTAGAAAGTTCAATTTTTATCTTTCTGGTTCCATAATTATTTCTATTATCTTTGAATATTTTTTTATTATTTGTTCCCAAATATCATTATTTTCTTTTCCAAGCTGCTTCAACTTATTTTTTCTGTCCAGTTTAGTGTATAACCCATCCAGTTTAAGGAAAATCCAACCCTTCAGTAATAACAGTAAAAATTCCGCTTACTTTTTCTCCGAAACGGCTGTCCAGCTCATTCCACCAAGTCTTTGGCAATATCAGGAAGACATGTGTATCTGAATAAAATGAAGAA is a genomic window containing:
- a CDS encoding transposase, which encodes MAVYNGERELLTVLKDRKSSTIRAYKVGLEELIEDLSKSGIKECMYLSKTYRNWYLEIVNSFETRIDNGFVEGYNNKIKVIKRVSYGIKSFEILKKLIQLKISSDVDYFFDPTS
- a CDS encoding IS3 family transposase, whose amino-acid sequence is MGTNNKKIFKDNRNNYGTRKIKIELSKLKYIVSRRKISIIMENIGLVSSYTKASYKPVNMKIPENETDNLLNRKFKSKNPLEILVSDFTYIRVNSKWSCICLFVDIFNRQIVEQCRKKKECKISIQSLSRNKRKCRQ